CTCACTATTTTGTCCAACTGCGGTAAGAAATACATAAGTAACCTTGCGGAAAGTGACGATGAATCCAAAAGACGTGTAGCTGCAGAGGTTCAGCACCAAGGACAGCGACAAGCGGCGCGTCTCTAGTCAGCGACGAAGTGAATCCAGCGGCACCTTTTGGCACACTGAGCCCTGTTACTATCGTTGTTTTTAATGACAGCTGCTGTGACAAAACAGGGGTTTAAACACAAGCCTGTTCTTACTTCTCTTGCAGTTCTGTCATTGCCAGTGACTTCAAGTCAGCTGGAGAATGAGGACGTGGAGGTGAGATGCTCTGTACCTGATAGTAAGGCTTTACATAACACGCCCAGCTTCTATTGTATCAcccttaatatatatatatatatatatatatatatatatatatatatatatatatatatatatatatatatatatatatatatatatatatatatatatatatatatatatatatatatggctcACTGTTTTGATTTGACTGTAAAATCACAATGTTTCTGCGTATTGCACTGAAGTTGTGCAGTGATTAGCTATACTTAATCCTTGCAATTTAGCTCAAAGCACTTTCTGCGCTTGGGGGGTTTGTGAAATCAATACATACTAATTGGAAGCCCGCAGAGAGTCTTGACCTCCAGGATTTAAGATGGCAGGAATCCAATTACTAgggcaaaagttttttttttttttttttttttgtaaaataggGATTCAggaatggaaagaaaagatgtggaaaacaatgttaaatgaaaaattacaaaaaattacaagatccgcaaaaatatatatttgagaAGAAACTTTAGCACAAGGAATTAGTCTCAGAATGATTTAGGTATCCTGATCTAGAGACTTGTTTCAGTCTCTAGATCATGCATCAGGATGTGCATGAGttaaaaaacgaaaaaaaaggCTCCCATTGTGAAAAGAGAAAGTGGTTATAAGAAGGATCAAAGGCATTCTGATTGCTAggtgcaaatatatatatatatatatatatatatatatatatatatatatatatatatatatatatatatatatatatatatatgcaatatTTTTGCATGGCTGTTTCTATCAAATCAGAATTGGCCAGGCCTTTAGAAAGTCATTTTGACAAATATAGACAAACGTATTAATAACTTTCTCTGTTGTTAGATTCAAGGAACTCGatgaaacaaaatccaaataGATCTTCAAATTGTTGAGTAAATTCAATAAACTGTATCCACATCAGCTAAatagttaaatgtttaaatattcttAGTACGCCTATGTCTATCTCAAATTTAACAGCATCATCCCTCATAACTGTGTGATGTCCATGGATATCTAGCTTTCACTTAGACTAGAAAATTagcttttctatttatttattttttattttaccccaAACGTCAAACTCAAAGTCATTcaagtgaaaatgttgaagCACACATTTGGTTACAGTCTGTTTTCAACCATATTTGGGCATCAGATTCTGTCGATTCCTTTTCCCCTTTTCACATTTCAGCCAAATTTGAACTTTGTTTGGACAGAAGGCGACGTTGTCTTTTCACAGTATATTTGCTCTGGATAAAGCAATAAGTGTTacctaaacaagaaaaaacattcaagatattgtttcagtttattattttatttttggtgttatttatttattcatttattttgcagtgGAGCAGCTAACAGCATTTATGTTGGCATCTAATATTTGTCAGCATACAAAAAGTACAGTTTATGctgctgcttcattttttttaaatgtgaaagcTCTGCTGAGTAAAGTTGCTATATTCTTAGTCGCCACTCGGGGCACAGCAGTCCAAGTTGCCTGCTGCAGCCAGGTGAGATACTGACTGCAAAGTTTTCCACagaataaaacatctgaaccaaaagcaagaaacatttttggccTTTGTTTCTCCTTGTGCGCAGGTGATGAAATGTATCGTCGAGGCGCTCGCTGATGTTCTGTCAAGACCGAAGCAAGTTCCTGTCAGTCAGGAATGTCTTAACACTCTGAAGACCGGTAAGTCAATGGAGAAGCAAGACTGCTGCTAGATTTTCTGGGATGCACAGGGAAGTAAATACTAGTTCCTaccatttaattaaaacatttgccAGAGTCTGCATGGCTATTTCCATTTATGGAGATCTTACATCTATCAAATCCTCACAGGTTAGAGTTGGCTATGCTGTTAATGTTGTCTTGTTGCAGCACTTTGTGATCCAGAATCTGCCTCCCATATCTTCACATGGCAATATTTGCTcactgtgcctttttttttttctactaaatCTATCAGACTTTGAGGACATCTTTTGTCTGACTGGACCAGTCCAAGTCTGTGACTTTCTTCTCATCAAGTCATCCTGAGATTTTGGACTCGCTATAGATtcctttatatttaatatttttagccTGCTGGTTGCTCCCCTGAGCATGTTCAGTCGCATATTTTCAATACTGAGGGAGAATTTCTCTAATTATCTCTGttgttccacattttgtccAACTATCGCTTGCTGATATTAAGTTGTGGTAACTGAACAATGATGCGGAATCGTACATGCAATTTAGATACCTTTAAAATAATGTCCTTCTAATCCTTTGTAGCATTTCTGCAAACTATGCCTGAAGCTAGAGTGGAAATGAGGAAAAGTTGGACAAACAGATGTCAAAGCAAAGCAGATTTGATGGAAATTATGGATGGGAAATAAAGAATGCTTAAAAGGAATCGTAAAATGCTTCAAAAAAGTGCTAATTTAAGGATGTGCACACTTTTGCAAGGTTATtgcatctttacatttttcctaTCTCCCTGGAAACAGATTGTGTTGTAATTTAATCAAAGCTGAATTTTATtgacaaaatgctaaattataTCTGGAAACCCCTGAGTTATCACAAACaatatctaaaaatgaaaacaataatagtcttactttttatttttaattagtctTATAGTAACCTCTGCATGTCCTGCAGTCAAGTTAGCATTTCTTGTTTAATAGATAAATGTTAAGAGAACATCCAAATAAATGATTATTAGCTTACTTTGGAGAAATTATACCCATAAATCAGTGAGTTTTGCTCGCAGCCTTCTTTTGAATCTtcagaacattaaaaatattgcaacGCCTCGTTGCTCCAACACCTgcatctttaataaaaataatcacttcTTGCTTTCTTGCTCTTTAAAAcactcactttgttttttttaaattaaatctaagAACGCATTCCTGTAACTccagcaaataaaagaaaagactgACGCTACATTCATCTGGTTAGTGTAACTTTGCCCAAAGCCcttcattaaattttaatgagaTTCTAGTATCTTGTAGCTCTGTGTGTCTAGTGTCTGTGTGACGTAGTTGCCGTTTAAACTGACCTAAATgaattatttgaacatttttgtggtTATCGTTGTGGTCATTAGTGTAATGAGGAATATGGCTCACCGCCTAGGGCAGCATTTGTGAGGGGGAGGCATTAGTGTAAGAAAACATGACTGTACATTTTTGGCTGGCCAATGACAATGTAGTTGCTAcgtgatttttttgtaatcatCTAGAGTGGCCTAACCTCAATCTTCATTGAACTACTGGGAGATTTACAAAAGCTTTTTCCCCTATTTTTCAAAATGCACAagtttgttttctacagcttTTCAGACGTGGGTAGCAAAATCTGCTTTGTGGTGAGATCTGGACCTTATTTTTCTCTGGTTGCACATTTTGTGGGGGCTAAAACAAGGAGCCGCCGCTTAGTGCCCTGCtcaaacagaaaccagaaccaacagCATTCCTAAAGAAAGCCAGACTTCACAACCTGCAAGTTGCATCAGTCTGAACGATGGCTGCACCGAAAGGTTAATGCATTGATGCGGTCACGGCTGGATGAAGACCCGCTGCAGAGCAGTGTACACATCAGGGCAACTCTGTGAAGGCTATTCAGTTACATAGGCGTTGTTTTACCTTCATGCTGTCCTtgctgtttaaaaaagaaaaaaatcaatcgGCACTCTGAGCGCTCAGAGCGGGCTCGGTGAGCGAGGGAAACAGTACACCACCAgatggatgaaaagaaaagagaggaggaggaagaagaggaaggaaaagaaaaatctgagagTCGTACAAGAGAGTGCACAGCACGGTGCAGGAGCGGCTGCTGCCTACGGAGTGCAGTGCTGTTTGTGGGTCAGCAGAAAGTCCACTTCTCGCTGCTGCTGTAATTCACAGAGGGAGTCACTATGAGCCAAGTGAttcattgtgtttctgctttGAAAGCAGTAAATTCACTGGCGAATCGCTGAGtcttctacaaaaacaaaaaaaggaagtcAAAACAGAGCTAACAGATTTTGCTGCCTTTCTCCCAGTTTCGTTGGCTTTCAcatctcatgtttttttgtttgtttgtttgtttgtttttaaatgaaacacctAACTCTAAAAACTCGTTTGCATGTCCTTGCAGACGAGAAGCTCCTCACCATCCTCCGGCACCATAACTtcctgaaggagctgcaggagatCGCTGCTCAAGGTGAGTCACTCATTACTCACAGTCAGTGTTTGTGTGCTGAATGCAGGTGAAAAAGGAGAACCAAGGTTAAAGCGTTTAATCATCCattcaatatttgtttattgatcAACTGTTTTAGGTGATCATGAGAGAGGTCGGCCGcagaaaaacaaggagaaaCCAACTTCAGGCCCACGAGTCCTTCAAACTACAGCTGACGGTGCAGGTGAGTCTGATCAGCGACTCGTGAGAAAGTGCAAATAGCAAATATTGAAtcaatatctttaaatatgACTAAAGATATTTAATCAAACCAGCTGTAGGTCTCGAAAGTATTCAGATCCCTTGAACCTTTCACAGACAtccatattttttcattaatattttatattagcagaatttgtattttacagatttaactcaggaaattagaatatttttgaaagattaatttatttcagctaatCAGTACTCTTAGTAAAACTACACACAGACAATGTTTGcaaacctttatttctgttccttaaaatgatttttttgatcccaaataataaaaacacaccatTTAAGATTATAAGGCTATATgacaaatatacatttttaatttagaaatggattgaaattaattagttttcagtttcatttacaACTGCAAGtctttaccagctttgcacatcaaAAGAATGAGTATTTGTCTGGtttctctttgcaaaatagGTCAAATTcaatcagattggatggagagcaccTGTGAACATCCACCTATAACTCTAGATGTACAGttgatctggactttgactgggccattttaacacacaaaaaaaggttttgcttcATCTGAAGCCGCTTTGTTGCAAACAATTTTATTCATGGGCTCCGGAGTAAAAGGCCTGAATTCaaatgcaagccacacttttaaaattttttataagtaaagtaaaatgaaaacgtaaaaaaaaataattcagagttatgttttgtttagtttttttcccttttggtttcatttttactgCTTTACTGATTCAGTCTGACAGTGAAAAAGTGCTGAGGTGAATTTTAAAgtctgctgatgttttctgtgGACAGAATGAGGACATGCATAATGAATAATGTGTTCCCACACTGAACTCCACCTGGCTTATTATAGGAACTGCAAGACTCCCTGTTATTCACAAAGAGGAAAACGGGCAATACGAACAGGagttattgcaaaaaaaaaaaattggattgtGATGATAATAGAACATATGAACTTCACAGATGCCATCCGGAAATGTCGCTGCGATGAAGTGGAAGGAGAAGCTTTTAACATGACAGGAGAATCAATCCCTTTAAGTGAATTAAAGCCTCTGTTGTTAGATCGATCCATGCTGGAAGCTCTGGGAGGACCGGGCGAGCGGTCCATCCTGTCCCAGAAGAAGAGGTCAGGAGTCGGAGGAGAACAGAAGGACGGGATGGAGGAAGAGTCACGGGAGGACAACGAAGCCGAAGAGGATGTAAAGAGGGACGAAGACGAGGCTGAACGCGATGAGGACCGAACAAGCTCGGAGGAGAATtcagaagaggaagatgagagaggCAAGCcgattgttgtgttttttaattatttttttttttaatggatctTCTTCACAGAGCGATCCCAGATGAGACACATTCTCATTGTCAGGATAGTTCAGgttgtctgatttattttcactcaGGACAtgttgtcaaaataaataaaaaaatacaccaatGACTAACGATGGAGAGATCCATCTTGTATGCAAAGGGAGGTTATAAACTGCCTCTGCAGCTGCCATCACACTCTGGAAGTGCTACCATATATATAATGAATTTTACTGTTTCTGCAGAGGGACTGGAGCCAATATAGCTGCCAAGCTGACAGCACACAATCAGAATTGattaagtttgttcatgtgataaaatTCAAATGAGGCCAGTGCCCGTAATTCTGGCTGGAAATCAATCCTAGAGATCATGACATTTGTCAGAAATTGAGCTTCCATTCTCAGAATTGTGAAATACATTGCAGAAAATAATCCATCACGAAGATATCTTATTGGCTCACTTACTGTTAATCCGCATAAAGCAGAGACTGCACTTCTGGAGACAATGCTGCCAGCTGGCAAGGGGTAGTTTATTACAGAAAGTGGAATCTTGCTGACAGGGTGGACTCCTGCCCGTCGTTTCTGCCCCCTAATTTCGATGTCTCATATTTCCAGGTGATCAGTCTAATAAAAGAGAGGATCCAAAACAAAAGACGGCGGGGACAGAAACCGAGGAGAGAAGCGACAAAAGGTCCGCGGTCTTCTCACAAAAACACGACGGCAAGGAAGAAAGGGAGGAGCAGACAGCGGTAAAAAGAGGGAGCAGGGAAAGCCTAAATCACTTAACCCAGAGGGCCAGGAActggcagcagaagaagaaagcaggaggagaggaagagccTCGGTTGGGCAGCCGGCAGGAATTGTCTCACCATTTGAAggaggaagcagaggaagagaagcagaagaagaaaagagatcCAGAAAGAACTCCAGAGGAGAGGGAGCTGCAGATGATAGCGCGAAGATCGCCGGAGGAGAGGAAGGTGATGGAGGAAGAAGGGAGTGGCACCAGGAAGTCAGAGGTAGGCTTTACCCTTTATGAAAAGTTTTTACTTACATACAAATTTTCTTATCCCCCTCATCCCCCTTTCCTCTACACAAGGGGTCCCCAAGTTCATTTCTCAAgggctaccatcctgcaacttgtagatgcatctctgttgaaacacacctggatcaaataaaCTGCTCATTACCAGCCTATTGCAGAGATGATTGGATGCTGGTGAgggaattcagacattttggagcagagatgcatctaaaatttGCAGGACAGTAGCCCTTGAGGGCTGGActtggggacccctgctctTACTATCACTATTTTGGACCCTCACTTGACTTGGGccattatatttaaaatcatttctgcAGCAAAGGTGCAATCCGGATCCAGTGGCACACTAACTGCTTCAGTCAGATCCATCTCAGTACCATCCCTCTTTATTTATCCAAAGATCAGcccaataaagaaaacataaaaaacatgcagttcACTCTTCTGCCAGCTTTTCGACCCACTCGTGTATTCATAAAAAGGACCAATCATGATTCAAGAATCTTGGATCTCACTGAACAAAGCAAGTGTTCTGTTAAGCACGATGGTGTAATTATATAAAAAGCTCAGAGCACCGTTTTAGATGCTCAGCTGTTGTGTCACTTAATGGCTCCTGCTCACTGAATGGGTTTTAAAGTCAAGGCCAAAATGGCCAttaaagggaagaaaaagctaggatttttttttacacgcaACTTGACTTGTGAGAGTTACAAAAGGATCTGCTTGTTACGTGACGGCTTCAGAAAAACAGCTGCCATGTGCTTTTAGCCACAGTTGCACAATCGTTACATCACTTTCGTTGTGTGTTATCTTGCCTCCCTCATTATACCTGCAGGAGCCTGAGATTGAGAGTCTGGCAGCCATCGAGTCGGAGCTCGAAAACGTGGCCCAGAAACTCCACGAGCTGCGGCGGGGCTGAACGGGAGAGCGGCACAAAATCCAACACCGCGGTCTGCCTCCTCGTCCTTCTGCGCTTCACCAGACGCCTGGTTTCCATAGATAGATTGTGCAAATGTGTGACAAGGTTTTAGTATCTCTccctgtttttcttccaggatgctgctctgcttctttagttctttatttattttttagtttatttaattttttttaacgtGGTTTCTCTCACATAAAGTAGCTCACAGTAGATTGGAGCTAGAGTTGCATTGAAACGCATTCCCACTTTGCAAAGACAAATTCCTCAAgatatgtttatgtttcatggcAGTCATCTGCTCATTCTGCACATGCATTTTGTCTGCTTGTCAGATTACAAGTGATTGATGCGAAAGGTTGGGACTAATCCGGGTAGGATAAGGCAGAGGCCGTACACTATAGCTTTGACTAAGGATATAAATCTCTCTCTGGGATGGCAATTTGctctgaaaggaaaagaaaaggagaagaggATAGAAATTATTCCCTGATGTGATAGAAACAACTAACCCCAGTCAAACCAAGGCAATAAGTTTAGATTTTTAGCAGGAAAATAATTGTTGTATTCTAACACTGTACTGAATTTctctatgaaaataaacaaactgattctGGATGCCTCTTTTTTTGATAAAGTCTCTATATGCATGAACAACCCTACTGTAATAACTGAGGATACTGCTGAATGTGAAGGAGATTAATGCACATCTTAAACTGTGGAGGTTGCCACTTTTGCAGGTTTTCGTctcaaagcaaatatttagtACTCACGGAGGAACCTGCTACAGCAGGAGTGAAACTAGTattttgctgcaaaaacacatcaTTCTTGCGAGTAGCCGAAGTTTGCACTTGTTTGTTTGTGGGCGTTGAAGCCGGCATGACTCATCAGGATGACACATTGGCTGTGGACACAGTCAATTCAGGCGCAACACACATTTCAGTCATTAACTTTGCCATCGAAATCCACACTTTATTTGTCGCGACGATTAACGGGAAAACATCTAGTGacggtttgttttttttgttttttttaatgagactTTGCAACGTGGGCAGGAGAAAAAGTGAAGTGCAAAAGTTTATCTCCTTTAGGgactaaaaatagaaactgtGGAAGCAGCTCAGAACAGGTTCAGAAATGAAGTTTGTATCTTTCTTTCACCAGGCAGCAGAAAATATGGACAGAGTGAGTCATGAAAAGGCAGGTCAGGCAGGAAGATTCTAACTGTACATCTATGCAAGCAAATAACTAAGAAAGTGGTGGTGGTTTTCTGCTAAACAGTAACTCAGCATTGCATTTTCTTCATTATTACCAAATCCTATTCTATACtagctatttttaaattaaagctggACGTATGCTGCCGTTTACAGCATCCTCTTCATGACTCCATCTGGGGTTTGCCATGCATCAACCCTGTAAAAGATTGGCTAAACGCAATCTGAGTTTTATCTGCTTGAAACCTTGAGACAAAATGTGCAGAACGCCTTAacaatttcataaatttttatgGACACACCGCAACCCACTTACTCTGTTTACTGGTGAGAAAAATCAATTCCTTTCTGAATCTGCTTTGTTGGAATGCTGCACACCCAGAGGGACGAGTGCCAAActcaaacagcaaaacagaaaaacatgatgcTCTGTCCTTTCAGGATATGTTATCTCAAGTCAATTTAAGAAATCAAAAGTTAATGTAGTGATTGAAATAAACCTATTTGCGGTAAATGAGCAATAACCAACCAATCTGGCACACATCATTTCACATAATAGTGTCAGTGGTGCCGTGGTGATTTCGGGGCCTATCTGTAATCAGGCCCCCACATCAGTCTCTGCTTAAGGCCTTAGATGATCTAGGAGCGGCTCTGGTCATTGTCCAAAACCAAAATCAAACCCTGGAATCCTTTTGCATTTGTTGATCTTTCGTTGCAGGGAATTTTTTCAAGGGAAACCTTCAGTCTTTACAAGCTAATCTGGagctaaaacaaacagtttattCTGTACTTGACATGGAGCAGGAGTCAGTGCAGGAGATGTTTTAGACACAAGATGGCGACATCAGACCCCCTTTTTTATTGGAAGTGAGTGCTGACAGTGGAGGCAGTTTACAATGGGACTATATTTGCTTTTGCTCTCAATCAATGTTCCATCTCATAGTAGATGGTAAATAGTGTCTGATTGTGTGAATTTCTATGCACATTTTGAATTGCAGAATTGTGTTACATCTTCCCCCTCCCCAAGGACATGCCATCGTAATCTTTTTCCACAGCATAACACTCCTGAGTTTGTAGTGAaagaattgttatttttgtcaagATGATCAAACTAAACTGACAGACTGAGCAATGAGCATTTCGTCTTAATCTGAGTCGAAAAGCTCATGTTGACTCCTAAGAAGCTCAACAACTCTGATTTGTTAGTCCCGTTTAAAGTACGCCatagagaaaacaacaaatatgtaagGTGATCAGGTGAGGTGAAACCACAAAGTACCTTTTTGGCAGAAAACCACTGCTGTAGATCACCATGACTACACCATACCTGTGGCGAGCTGGTGGCAGCATCAAGCCGTAGGGCTTCTGGGAAAGAAAAATTGTTGGAGGGAAGACTGATGGAGCTAATAACAGTTCACTCCAAGTTTAAAACCTGTTAGAGGTTGCCAAAAACCTGGACACTAGAGTAGAGGTTCAGCTTCC
The Gambusia affinis linkage group LG22, SWU_Gaff_1.0, whole genome shotgun sequence DNA segment above includes these coding regions:
- the chga gene encoding chromogranin-A → MIGSGLLLLTILSNCVLSLPVTSSQLENEDVEVMKCIVEALADVLSRPKQVPVSQECLNTLKTDEKLLTILRHHNFLKELQEIAAQGDHERGRPQKNKEKPTSGPRVLQTTADGADRSMLEALGGPGERSILSQKKRSGVGGEQKDGMEEESREDNEAEEDVKRDEDEAERDEDRTSSEENSEEEDERGDQSNKREDPKQKTAGTETEERSDKRSAVFSQKHDGKEEREEQTAVKRGSRESLNHLTQRARNWQQKKKAGGEEEPRLGSRQELSHHLKEEAEEEKQKKKRDPERTPEERELQMIARRSPEERKVMEEEGSGTRKSEEPEIESLAAIESELENVAQKLHELRRG